One genomic window of Cannabis sativa cultivar Pink pepper isolate KNU-18-1 chromosome 2, ASM2916894v1, whole genome shotgun sequence includes the following:
- the LOC115719369 gene encoding KH domain-containing protein At2g38610 isoform X1 — MSGLYAQNFSSATGTATARALSPHIRTPPDVDSQYLTELLTERQKLGPFVQVLPICSRLLNQEILRVSGMIPNQGLNDYDRMQRGSPSPVGSSDLLPNYRGTSISSWHGLSQDRLSGQQGMNMEWQTTPPSPSSYSVKRILRLDIPVGNFPNFNFVGRLLGPRGNSLKRVEASTGCRVYIRGKGSIKDPDKEESLRGRPGYEHLNEPLHVLIEAELPANVVELRLRQAQEIIEELLKPVDESQDFYKRQQLRELAMLNSNLREESPRPSGSVSPLITSSGMKRAKTCTGL, encoded by the exons ATGTCGGGTTTATATGCTCAGAATTTCTCATCAGCTACGGGTACAGCTACAGCCAGAGCTCTTTCACCACATATAAGAACCCCACCTGATGTCGATAG TCAGTACTTGACAGAACTTTTAACAGAGCGCCAGAAGCTTGGTCCGTTTGTTCAAGTTCTCCCCATATGTAGTCGACTCTTGAATCAAG AAATATTGCGAGTTTCTGGGATGATCCCCAACCAAGGGCTTAACGACTATGATAGAATGCAACGTGGAAGTCCTAGTCCTGTTGGTTCTTCAGACTTATTGCCAAATTACAGGGGAACAAGCATTAGTAGCTGGCATGGGCTGTCCCAGGAT AGACTAAGTGGACAACAAGGAATGAACATGGAGTGGCAAACAACACCACCGAGCCCAAGTTCCTACTCTGTGAAGAGGATATTGCGGTTGGATATTCCTGTAGGTAACTTCCCAAAT TTCAATTTTGTAGGCCGACTTTTGGGTCCTAGAGGCAATTCCCTGAAGCGAGTGGAAGCATCCACAGGTTGTCGAGTTTATATAAGAGGAAAAGGTTCAATAAAAGATCCAGACAAG GAGGAGTCCTTAAGAGGAAGACCAGGCTATGAGCATCTAAATGAACCATTGCATGTTTTGATTGAAGCTGAATTACCAGCCAATGTCGTTGAATTACGGTTGAGACAAGCTCAAGAAATCATAGAAGAACTTCTCAAACCTGTG GATGAATCACAAGACTTCTATAAGAGGCAGCAGTTGAGAGAACTAGCCATGCTAAATTCCAACTTGAGAGAAGAGAGCCCTCGACCAAGTGGTAGTGTCTCTCCCTTGATAACTTCAAGTGGAATGAAGCGTGCTAAAACATGCACGGGTTTGTAA
- the LOC115719369 gene encoding KH domain-containing protein At3g08620 isoform X3 — MSIERQKLGPFVQVLPICSRLLNQEILRVSGMIPNQGLNDYDRMQRGSPSPVGSSDLLPNYRGTSISSWHGLSQDRLSGQQGMNMEWQTTPPSPSSYSVKRILRLDIPVGNFPNFNFVGRLLGPRGNSLKRVEASTGCRVYIRGKGSIKDPDKEESLRGRPGYEHLNEPLHVLIEAELPANVVELRLRQAQEIIEELLKPVDESQDFYKRQQLRELAMLNSNLREESPRPSGSVSPLITSSGMKRAKTCTGL, encoded by the exons ATGTCGATAG AGCGCCAGAAGCTTGGTCCGTTTGTTCAAGTTCTCCCCATATGTAGTCGACTCTTGAATCAAG AAATATTGCGAGTTTCTGGGATGATCCCCAACCAAGGGCTTAACGACTATGATAGAATGCAACGTGGAAGTCCTAGTCCTGTTGGTTCTTCAGACTTATTGCCAAATTACAGGGGAACAAGCATTAGTAGCTGGCATGGGCTGTCCCAGGAT AGACTAAGTGGACAACAAGGAATGAACATGGAGTGGCAAACAACACCACCGAGCCCAAGTTCCTACTCTGTGAAGAGGATATTGCGGTTGGATATTCCTGTAGGTAACTTCCCAAAT TTCAATTTTGTAGGCCGACTTTTGGGTCCTAGAGGCAATTCCCTGAAGCGAGTGGAAGCATCCACAGGTTGTCGAGTTTATATAAGAGGAAAAGGTTCAATAAAAGATCCAGACAAG GAGGAGTCCTTAAGAGGAAGACCAGGCTATGAGCATCTAAATGAACCATTGCATGTTTTGATTGAAGCTGAATTACCAGCCAATGTCGTTGAATTACGGTTGAGACAAGCTCAAGAAATCATAGAAGAACTTCTCAAACCTGTG GATGAATCACAAGACTTCTATAAGAGGCAGCAGTTGAGAGAACTAGCCATGCTAAATTCCAACTTGAGAGAAGAGAGCCCTCGACCAAGTGGTAGTGTCTCTCCCTTGATAACTTCAAGTGGAATGAAGCGTGCTAAAACATGCACGGGTTTGTAA
- the LOC115719369 gene encoding KH domain-containing protein At3g08620 isoform X2 — protein MSGLYAQNFSSATGTATARALSPHIRTPPDVDSQYLTELLTERQKLGPFVQVLPICSRLLNQEILRVSGMIPNQGLNDYDRMQRGSPSPVGSSDLLPNYRGTSISSWHGLSQDRLSGQQGMNMEWQTTPPSPSSYSVKRILRLDIPFNFVGRLLGPRGNSLKRVEASTGCRVYIRGKGSIKDPDKEESLRGRPGYEHLNEPLHVLIEAELPANVVELRLRQAQEIIEELLKPVDESQDFYKRQQLRELAMLNSNLREESPRPSGSVSPLITSSGMKRAKTCTGL, from the exons ATGTCGGGTTTATATGCTCAGAATTTCTCATCAGCTACGGGTACAGCTACAGCCAGAGCTCTTTCACCACATATAAGAACCCCACCTGATGTCGATAG TCAGTACTTGACAGAACTTTTAACAGAGCGCCAGAAGCTTGGTCCGTTTGTTCAAGTTCTCCCCATATGTAGTCGACTCTTGAATCAAG AAATATTGCGAGTTTCTGGGATGATCCCCAACCAAGGGCTTAACGACTATGATAGAATGCAACGTGGAAGTCCTAGTCCTGTTGGTTCTTCAGACTTATTGCCAAATTACAGGGGAACAAGCATTAGTAGCTGGCATGGGCTGTCCCAGGAT AGACTAAGTGGACAACAAGGAATGAACATGGAGTGGCAAACAACACCACCGAGCCCAAGTTCCTACTCTGTGAAGAGGATATTGCGGTTGGATATTCCT TTCAATTTTGTAGGCCGACTTTTGGGTCCTAGAGGCAATTCCCTGAAGCGAGTGGAAGCATCCACAGGTTGTCGAGTTTATATAAGAGGAAAAGGTTCAATAAAAGATCCAGACAAG GAGGAGTCCTTAAGAGGAAGACCAGGCTATGAGCATCTAAATGAACCATTGCATGTTTTGATTGAAGCTGAATTACCAGCCAATGTCGTTGAATTACGGTTGAGACAAGCTCAAGAAATCATAGAAGAACTTCTCAAACCTGTG GATGAATCACAAGACTTCTATAAGAGGCAGCAGTTGAGAGAACTAGCCATGCTAAATTCCAACTTGAGAGAAGAGAGCCCTCGACCAAGTGGTAGTGTCTCTCCCTTGATAACTTCAAGTGGAATGAAGCGTGCTAAAACATGCACGGGTTTGTAA